One stretch of Pseudomonas sp. NC02 DNA includes these proteins:
- a CDS encoding cytochrome c, whose translation MKAFVIASLALFSSCSVSAAETDLVKQGEYLARAGDCVACHTAKGGKPFAGGLPMETPIGTIYSTNITPDKTGLGDYSFEDFDQAVRHGVAKNGSTLYPAMPYPSYARVSESDMQALYAYFMKGVEPVAQVNKDSDIPWPLSMRWPLAGWRWMFAPKVEDYQAQAGADPVISRGAYLVEGLGHCGACHTPRALTMQEKSLSASDGSAFLSGSAPLEGWIAKSLRGDHKDGLGSWSEEQLVQFLKTGRSDRSAVFGGMSDVVVHSMQYMSEEDLTAIARYLKSLPAVDPKDQPHQYDKQVADALWKGDDSKPGASVYIDNCAACHRTDGHGYTRVFPALAGNPVLQTADATSLINIVLNGGTLPATHTAPSTFTMPAFAWRLSDQEVADVVSFVRDSWGNKGETVKASQVKDLRKDAVTTEADQTSEK comes from the coding sequence ATGAAAGCATTTGTTATCGCGTCCCTGGCTTTGTTCAGCAGCTGCTCGGTGAGTGCGGCTGAAACCGATCTGGTCAAACAGGGTGAATACCTGGCTCGCGCCGGTGACTGTGTGGCCTGCCACACCGCCAAGGGCGGCAAACCGTTCGCCGGTGGCCTGCCGATGGAAACCCCGATCGGCACCATCTACTCCACCAACATCACCCCGGACAAAACCGGCCTGGGCGACTACAGCTTCGAAGACTTCGACCAGGCCGTGCGCCATGGCGTCGCCAAGAACGGTAGTACGCTTTACCCGGCGATGCCCTACCCGTCTTACGCGCGGGTCAGCGAAAGCGACATGCAGGCGTTGTACGCGTACTTCATGAAGGGCGTGGAGCCGGTGGCGCAGGTGAACAAGGACAGCGACATTCCCTGGCCGTTGAGCATGCGCTGGCCGTTGGCCGGATGGCGCTGGATGTTTGCGCCCAAGGTCGAGGACTACCAGGCCCAGGCGGGCGCCGATCCGGTGATCAGCCGTGGCGCTTATCTGGTAGAGGGCCTTGGCCACTGCGGTGCCTGCCATACGCCACGGGCCCTGACTATGCAGGAAAAATCCCTGAGTGCGTCGGATGGCAGCGCTTTCCTGTCCGGCAGTGCGCCGCTGGAAGGCTGGATTGCCAAGAGCCTGCGGGGCGACCACAAGGACGGCCTGGGTAGCTGGAGCGAGGAGCAACTGGTGCAATTCCTCAAGACCGGGCGCAGTGATCGCAGCGCGGTGTTTGGCGGCATGAGCGACGTTGTGGTCCACAGCATGCAGTACATGTCGGAAGAGGATCTGACGGCTATCGCCCGTTACCTCAAGAGCTTGCCGGCGGTGGATCCCAAGGATCAGCCGCACCAGTACGACAAGCAGGTCGCCGACGCGCTGTGGAAGGGTGATGACAGCAAGCCGGGTGCCTCGGTGTACATCGACAACTGCGCGGCGTGCCACCGTACCGACGGCCACGGCTACACCCGCGTGTTCCCGGCGCTGGCGGGCAACCCGGTATTGCAGACGGCGGATGCGACGTCGCTGATCAACATCGTGTTGAACGGCGGCACGTTGCCGGCGACGCATACGGCACCTTCGACCTTCACCATGCCGGCGTTTGCCTGGCGGCTGTCGGATCAGGAAGTGGCGGATGTCGTCAGTTTCGTTCGGGACAGTTGGGGTAATAAGGGAGAGACTGTAAAGGCTTCGCAAGTGAAAGACTTGCGAAAAGATGCAGTAACTACCGAAGCTGATCAAACTTCAGAGAAGTAG
- a CDS encoding PA0069 family radical SAM protein, whose product MNVPLPPRGRGTATNLHNRFAPTVSVAEDDGWYQEVPQTQGTEVRIETAKTIITRNSSPDIPFDRAINPYRGCEHGCIYCYARPSHAYWDLSPGLDFETKLIAKTNAADVLEQQLSKPGYTCAPINLGSNTDPYQPIEREYKITRQTLEVLLRYRHPVTIITKGSLILRDLDLLTELAQQRLVAVMISLTSLDDELKRILEPRTAAPKARLRAIRVMREAGIPVGVLCSPMIPMINDSELESLLAEAHAAGAQSAAYMMLRLPLEVAPLFEEWLSAHYPQRAAHVMSLVRQVRGGEVYDSRFGVRMRGEGPFADLLAQRFAKAIKRLGLNRREGFNLDCTAFCPPGRQMALL is encoded by the coding sequence ATGAATGTCCCTTTGCCGCCTCGCGGGCGCGGCACGGCCACCAACCTGCACAACCGTTTTGCGCCCACCGTCAGCGTGGCGGAAGACGACGGTTGGTATCAGGAAGTGCCACAGACCCAGGGCACCGAAGTCCGTATCGAAACCGCGAAAACCATCATTACCCGCAACAGCTCGCCGGATATCCCGTTTGACCGGGCGATCAACCCGTATCGCGGCTGCGAGCATGGTTGTATCTACTGCTATGCGCGGCCCAGTCACGCGTATTGGGACCTGTCGCCGGGGCTGGACTTCGAAACCAAGCTGATCGCCAAGACCAACGCCGCCGACGTGCTTGAGCAGCAACTGTCGAAACCGGGCTACACCTGCGCGCCGATCAACCTGGGCTCCAACACCGACCCGTACCAGCCCATCGAGCGCGAGTACAAGATCACCCGGCAAACCCTCGAAGTGCTGCTGCGCTACCGTCATCCGGTGACGATCATTACCAAGGGCTCGCTGATCCTGCGGGACCTCGACCTGCTGACCGAGTTGGCGCAGCAGCGGCTGGTGGCGGTGATGATCAGCCTCACCAGCCTGGACGATGAACTCAAGCGCATCCTCGAACCGCGCACGGCTGCGCCCAAGGCCCGGCTGCGGGCGATCCGGGTGATGCGTGAGGCGGGGATCCCGGTGGGCGTGCTGTGTTCGCCGATGATCCCGATGATCAACGACAGCGAGCTGGAAAGCCTGCTGGCCGAAGCTCATGCCGCGGGGGCACAGAGTGCGGCGTACATGATGCTGCGTTTGCCTTTGGAAGTGGCGCCGCTGTTTGAGGAATGGCTGTCGGCCCATTACCCGCAGCGCGCGGCCCATGTGATGAGCCTGGTGCGGCAGGTGCGCGGCGGTGAGGTCTACGACAGCCGCTTCGGTGTACGCATGCGTGGCGAAGGGCCGTTTGCCGATTTGCTGGCGCAACGTTTCGCCAAGGCGATCAAACGATTGGGGCTCAACCGGCGGGAAGGGTTTAATCTGGACTGCACGGCGTTTTGTCCGCCGGGCAGACAGATGGCTTTATTGTAA
- a CDS encoding carbonic anhydrase — protein MSDKDKQPLAASASAPHEAESADAALQHIVEGFLHFHNEIFPQQEELFKKLATAQSPRAMFITCADSRIVPELITHSSPGDLFVTRNVGNVVPPYGQMNGGVSTAIEYAVLALGVQHIIICGHSDCGAMRAVLNPQSLEKMPTVKAWLRHAEVAKTMVQDNCDCANEHESMHVLTEENVIAQLQHLRTHPSVASRMANGHLFIHGWVYDIETSEIRAYDADQAAFLPLNGTQPIPSATPKARF, from the coding sequence ATGAGTGACAAGGATAAACAGCCGTTGGCTGCGTCGGCTTCAGCCCCTCACGAGGCGGAATCCGCCGATGCAGCGCTGCAGCACATCGTTGAAGGCTTTTTGCATTTCCATAACGAGATCTTCCCCCAGCAGGAAGAGCTCTTCAAAAAACTCGCCACGGCCCAGAGCCCGCGGGCGATGTTCATTACCTGCGCCGACTCGCGCATCGTTCCCGAGCTGATCACCCATAGCTCCCCTGGGGATTTGTTCGTGACCCGTAACGTCGGTAACGTCGTGCCGCCTTATGGGCAGATGAACGGCGGTGTTTCAACGGCTATTGAGTACGCGGTACTGGCCCTTGGTGTGCAGCACATCATCATTTGCGGCCACTCCGACTGCGGCGCCATGCGCGCGGTGCTCAACCCCCAAAGCCTGGAAAAAATGCCCACGGTAAAGGCCTGGCTGCGCCACGCCGAGGTCGCCAAGACCATGGTCCAGGACAACTGCGATTGCGCCAACGAACACGAAAGCATGCACGTGCTGACCGAAGAAAACGTGATCGCCCAACTGCAGCACCTGCGCACTCATCCCTCCGTGGCCTCGCGCATGGCCAACGGGCATTTGTTTATCCATGGCTGGGTCTACGACATCGAGACCAGCGAAATCAGGGCCTACGATGCGGATCAGGCAGCGTTCCTGCCCTTGAACGGTACCCAGCCGATTCCATCCGCGACGCCTAAAGCGCGCTTCTAA
- a CDS encoding SulP family inorganic anion transporter — MRAAQLKAVLPRELLASVVVFLVALPLCMGIAIASGMPPAKGLITGIIGGLVVGWLAGSPLQVSGPAAGLAVLVFELVRQHGMAMLGPILLLAGFLQLVAGRLRLGCWFRVTAPAVVYGMLAGIGVLIVLSQVHVMLDGVPKPSGLDNLAGFPAALIQAIPTLGGGLGWQAGLLGLSTIMVMWLWDKFRPQKLRFVPGALLGVGLATATSLVLALQVKRVEVPENLADAIDWLRPSDLLNLADPNLLIAAFAVAFIASAETLLSAAAVDRMHSGQRSDFDKELSAQGVGNMLCGLVGALPMTGVIVRSSANVQAGATTRLSAMFHGLWLLAFVLLLSSVLQSIPVASLAGVLVYTGIKLVDMKAFRGLARYGRMPMFTYAATALAIIFTDLLTGVLVGFGLTLVKLAFKASRLKISLIDLPQEGEMELRLTGAGTFLKVPALTQVLSTVPAGTTLHVPLSNLSYIDHSCLELLEEWGRANAAKGSKLMIEARGLKRRLEGRVRTTTGIGSAPSVG; from the coding sequence ATGCGTGCTGCTCAATTGAAAGCTGTGCTGCCACGGGAGCTGCTGGCTTCCGTGGTTGTGTTTCTGGTCGCCCTGCCGCTGTGCATGGGGATCGCCATCGCGTCCGGAATGCCTCCGGCCAAAGGCTTGATCACCGGGATCATCGGTGGCCTGGTGGTCGGTTGGCTGGCGGGGTCGCCGTTGCAAGTCAGCGGTCCGGCGGCAGGTTTGGCGGTGTTGGTGTTCGAACTGGTTCGCCAGCATGGCATGGCCATGCTCGGGCCGATCCTGTTGCTGGCGGGCTTCCTGCAATTGGTGGCCGGGCGTTTGCGCCTGGGCTGCTGGTTCCGCGTGACTGCGCCTGCAGTGGTGTACGGGATGCTGGCGGGGATCGGGGTGCTGATTGTCCTGTCGCAAGTACACGTGATGCTCGACGGTGTGCCAAAGCCCTCGGGGCTGGATAACCTTGCCGGCTTCCCTGCGGCACTGATCCAGGCGATCCCCACATTGGGCGGCGGGCTCGGCTGGCAGGCCGGTTTGCTCGGGCTGTCGACGATTATGGTGATGTGGCTGTGGGACAAGTTCCGCCCGCAAAAACTGCGCTTCGTCCCCGGCGCCCTGCTCGGCGTGGGTCTGGCGACAGCCACCAGCCTGGTGCTGGCGTTGCAGGTCAAGCGGGTGGAGGTGCCGGAAAACCTCGCGGATGCCATCGATTGGCTGCGCCCCAGCGACCTGCTGAACCTGGCGGATCCCAATCTGTTGATCGCCGCGTTCGCCGTGGCATTTATCGCCAGCGCTGAAACGCTGCTTTCGGCGGCGGCAGTCGACCGTATGCACAGTGGCCAGCGTTCCGACTTCGACAAGGAATTGTCGGCACAAGGCGTGGGCAACATGCTGTGTGGCCTGGTCGGCGCCCTGCCGATGACCGGTGTGATCGTGCGCAGTTCGGCCAACGTCCAGGCCGGCGCTACCACGCGTTTGTCGGCGATGTTCCACGGCTTGTGGCTGCTGGCGTTCGTGCTGTTGCTGTCCAGTGTGCTGCAAAGCATTCCGGTGGCAAGCCTGGCGGGTGTGCTGGTGTACACCGGGATCAAGCTCGTGGACATGAAGGCGTTTCGTGGCCTGGCGCGCTACGGGCGAATGCCGATGTTTACCTACGCGGCGACGGCGCTGGCGATCATCTTTACCGACCTGCTGACGGGTGTGTTGGTGGGCTTCGGGTTGACGCTGGTGAAGCTGGCGTTCAAGGCCTCACGCTTGAAGATAAGCCTGATCGACCTGCCGCAGGAGGGCGAGATGGAGCTGCGATTGACGGGGGCCGGGACCTTTCTCAAGGTGCCTGCATTGACCCAGGTGCTGTCGACGGTACCCGCCGGGACCACCTTGCATGTGCCGCTCAGTAACCTGAGTTATATCGACCACTCCTGCCTTGAGCTATTGGAGGAATGGGGTCGGGCCAATGCGGCCAAGGGCTCGAAGCTGATGATCGAGGCGCGGGGGTTGAAGCGCAGGTTGGAAGGACGGGTAAGAACGACGACCGGAATAGGCTCGGCGCCGTCTGTTGGCTGA
- the coxB gene encoding cytochrome c oxidase subunit II has protein sequence MTRHPHVWMGLLLWSVFGQAQAAWTTNMAPGATEVSHAVFDLHMTIFWICVAIGIVVFGAMFWSMIVHRRSTGQVAAKFHESTTVEILWTVVPLLILVAMAIPATKTLINIYDSTESDIDIQVTGYQWKWHYKYLGQDVEFFSNLATPAEQIHNQAVKGEHYLLEVDQPLVLPVGAKVRFLVTAADVIHSWWVPAFAVKRDAIPGFVNEAWTRIEKPGIYRGQCAELCGKDHGFMPIVVEVKSKADYDTWLGERKEEAAKLKELTSKEWTLDELVARGDKIYHTTCVACHQAEGQGLPPMFPALKGSPIATGPKEDHLHRVYFGKPGTAMAAFGKQLSEVDIAAVVTYERNAWGNNKGDMVTPKDVLALKQAESK, from the coding sequence ATGACGCGACATCCACATGTTTGGATGGGCCTCCTGTTGTGGTCAGTATTCGGCCAGGCGCAAGCCGCCTGGACAACGAATATGGCGCCAGGGGCCACTGAAGTCAGTCACGCCGTGTTTGACCTGCACATGACCATTTTCTGGATTTGTGTGGCGATTGGCATCGTCGTGTTTGGCGCGATGTTCTGGTCGATGATCGTTCACCGGCGCTCCACGGGACAGGTGGCAGCCAAGTTCCACGAGAGTACGACGGTGGAGATTCTCTGGACCGTGGTGCCCTTGCTGATCCTGGTGGCGATGGCCATTCCGGCCACCAAGACGCTGATCAACATCTACGACAGCACTGAGTCGGATATCGATATCCAGGTCACCGGCTACCAGTGGAAGTGGCATTACAAATACCTGGGCCAGGATGTCGAGTTCTTCAGCAACCTGGCCACGCCCGCCGAGCAGATCCATAACCAGGCCGTCAAAGGCGAGCATTACCTGTTGGAAGTCGACCAGCCGCTGGTGCTGCCGGTGGGCGCCAAGGTGCGTTTCCTGGTGACCGCTGCAGACGTGATTCACTCCTGGTGGGTGCCGGCGTTTGCGGTGAAGCGTGATGCGATTCCCGGCTTCGTCAACGAGGCCTGGACCCGCATCGAAAAGCCCGGCATCTATCGCGGCCAGTGCGCTGAACTGTGCGGCAAGGACCACGGCTTCATGCCCATCGTGGTGGAGGTCAAATCCAAGGCCGACTACGACACCTGGCTCGGCGAGCGTAAGGAAGAGGCCGCCAAGCTCAAGGAGCTGACCTCCAAGGAATGGACCCTGGATGAGCTGGTGGCTCGTGGCGACAAGATCTACCACACCACCTGCGTCGCCTGTCACCAGGCCGAAGGCCAGGGCCTGCCGCCGATGTTCCCGGCGCTCAAGGGCTCACCTATTGCCACCGGGCCCAAGGAAGACCACCTGCACCGCGTGTACTTCGGCAAGCCCGGCACCGCCATGGCGGCGTTCGGCAAGCAACTGTCGGAAGTCGATATCGCGGCGGTCGTGACCTATGAACGTAACGCCTGGGGCAACAACAAAGGCGACATGGTCACGCCTAAAGACGTGCTGGCTCTGAAACAGGCGGAAAGCAAATGA
- the ctaD gene encoding cytochrome c oxidase subunit I, with amino-acid sequence MSAVIDDHGHAGDHAHGPAKGLMRWVLTTNHKDIGTMYLWFSFCMFLLGGSFAMVIRAELFQPGLQIVEPAFFNQMTTMHGLVMVFGAVMPAFVGLANWMIPLMIGAPDMALPRMNNFSFWLLPAAFLMLVSTLFMPGGGPNFGWTFYAPLSTTYAPESVTFFIFAIHLMGISSIMGAINVIATILNLRAPGMTLMKMPLFVWTWLITAFLLIAVMPVLAGCVTMMLMDIHFGTSFFSAAGGGDPVLFQHVFWFFGHPEVYIMILPAFGAVSSIIPTFSRKPLFGYTSMVYATASIAFLSFIVWAHHMFVVGIPLVGELFFMYATLLIAVPTGVKVFNWVSTMWQGSLTFETPMLFAVAFVILFTIGGFSGLMLAIAPADFQYHDTYFVVAHFHYVLVPGAIFGIFASAYYWLPKWTGHMYDETLGKLHFWLSFVGMNMAFFPMHFVGLAGMPRRVPDYNLQFADFNMVSSIGAFTFGATQIFFLFIVIKCIRGGPPAPAKPWDGAEGLEWSIPSPAPYHTFTTPPEVK; translated from the coding sequence ATGAGCGCTGTGATCGATGACCACGGTCATGCCGGTGACCACGCTCACGGCCCCGCCAAGGGCCTGATGCGTTGGGTACTGACCACCAACCACAAAGACATCGGCACGATGTACCTGTGGTTCAGCTTCTGCATGTTCCTGCTTGGTGGCTCGTTTGCCATGGTGATCCGTGCCGAGCTGTTCCAGCCGGGTTTACAGATCGTCGAGCCGGCGTTCTTCAATCAGATGACCACCATGCACGGCCTGGTGATGGTGTTCGGTGCGGTGATGCCAGCGTTTGTCGGCCTGGCCAACTGGATGATCCCGTTGATGATCGGCGCGCCCGACATGGCCCTGCCGCGCATGAACAACTTCAGTTTCTGGCTGTTGCCGGCGGCGTTCCTGATGCTGGTTTCCACCCTGTTCATGCCCGGCGGCGGGCCGAACTTCGGCTGGACCTTCTACGCCCCGCTCTCCACCACTTACGCGCCGGAAAGCGTGACGTTCTTCATCTTCGCCATCCACTTGATGGGCATCAGTTCGATCATGGGCGCGATCAACGTCATCGCCACCATCCTCAACCTGCGCGCCCCCGGCATGACGTTGATGAAAATGCCGCTGTTCGTCTGGACCTGGCTGATCACCGCGTTCCTGCTGATCGCGGTGATGCCGGTACTGGCGGGCTGCGTGACCATGATGCTGATGGACATCCACTTCGGCACCAGCTTCTTCAGTGCCGCCGGTGGTGGTGACCCGGTGCTGTTCCAGCATGTGTTCTGGTTCTTCGGCCACCCCGAGGTGTACATCATGATCCTGCCGGCGTTCGGTGCCGTCAGCTCGATCATCCCGACCTTCTCGCGCAAGCCGCTGTTCGGCTACACCTCGATGGTGTACGCCACGGCGAGCATCGCGTTCCTGTCGTTCATCGTGTGGGCGCACCACATGTTCGTGGTGGGCATCCCGCTGGTGGGCGAGCTGTTCTTCATGTACGCCACGCTGCTGATCGCGGTGCCCACGGGCGTGAAAGTGTTCAACTGGGTCAGCACCATGTGGCAAGGCTCGCTGACCTTCGAGACGCCGATGCTGTTCGCGGTGGCCTTCGTGATTCTGTTCACCATCGGCGGTTTCTCCGGGCTGATGCTGGCCATCGCCCCGGCGGACTTCCAGTACCACGACACCTACTTCGTGGTGGCGCACTTCCATTACGTACTGGTGCCTGGGGCGATCTTCGGGATCTTCGCCTCGGCCTACTACTGGCTGCCGAAATGGACCGGCCACATGTACGACGAAACCCTGGGCAAGCTGCACTTCTGGCTGTCGTTCGTGGGGATGAACATGGCGTTCTTCCCGATGCACTTCGTAGGGCTTGCCGGCATGCCGCGTCGGGTGCCGGACTACAACCTGCAGTTCGCCGACTTCAACATGGTCTCCTCCATCGGTGCCTTCACCTTTGGCGCGACGCAGATCTTCTTCCTGTTCATCGTCATCAAGTGCATTCGTGGCGGCCCGCCTGCGCCGGCCAAGCCGTGGGATGGCGCCGAAGGGCTGGAGTGGAGCATTCCTTCGCCCGCGCCGTACCACACCTTCACCACGCCGCCGGAGGTCAAATGA
- a CDS encoding cytochrome c oxidase assembly protein, giving the protein MLESVPIKRLVTRLLILVVAMFAFGFALVPIYDVMCKAFGINGKTAGQYEGEQVVDPTRQVRVQFLSTNAIDMVWEFHSKADEVVVNPGAVTEMLFVAYNPTDKAMTAQAVPSISPAEAAMYFHKTECFCFTQQVLQPGQRIEMPVRFIVDRDMPKDVKHLTLAYTLFDITARQPPVAVHTGG; this is encoded by the coding sequence ATGCTTGAGTCCGTGCCTATCAAGCGCCTGGTCACGCGCCTGCTGATCCTGGTGGTGGCGATGTTCGCCTTCGGCTTTGCCCTGGTGCCGATCTACGACGTGATGTGCAAGGCGTTCGGCATCAATGGCAAGACCGCCGGGCAGTACGAAGGCGAGCAGGTGGTGGACCCGACGCGGCAGGTGCGGGTGCAGTTCCTGTCCACCAATGCCATCGATATGGTCTGGGAATTCCACTCCAAGGCCGACGAGGTGGTGGTCAATCCCGGCGCAGTCACCGAGATGCTGTTCGTGGCCTACAACCCCACCGACAAGGCGATGACCGCCCAGGCGGTGCCGAGCATTTCGCCGGCCGAGGCGGCGATGTACTTCCACAAGACCGAGTGTTTTTGCTTCACCCAGCAAGTGCTACAGCCAGGTCAGCGCATAGAGATGCCGGTGCGCTTCATTGTCGACCGCGACATGCCGAAGGATGTGAAGCATTTGACCCTGGCGTACACGCTGTTCGATATCACCGCGCGCCAACCGCCCGTGGCTGTCCATACCGGCGGCTAG
- a CDS encoding cytochrome c oxidase subunit 3 → MSTHDTYYVPAQSKWPIIATLGMLITVVGLATWFNDLKAARPESHGPLIFFVGGLLLAYMMFGWFGAVIKESRAGLYSSQMDRSFRWGMTWFIFSEVMFFIAFFGALFYVRHMSAPWLAGEGHKGIAHMLWPNFEFAWPLLNNPDPKMFPAPKGTISPWGLPLINTILLVSSSVTITIAHHALRKGHRGALKIWLAITVLLGWAFLGFQAEEYIHAYKELGLTLGSGVYGATFFMLTGFHGAHVTIGTIILFVMLMRILKGHFNNEHQFGFEAASWYWHFVDVVWIGLFFFVYVL, encoded by the coding sequence ATGTCGACTCATGATACGTACTACGTACCAGCACAGAGCAAATGGCCAATAATTGCCACGCTGGGCATGCTGATTACGGTGGTCGGGCTGGCTACCTGGTTTAACGATTTGAAGGCCGCGCGCCCGGAATCCCACGGCCCGCTGATCTTTTTCGTCGGGGGCCTGCTGCTGGCCTACATGATGTTTGGCTGGTTCGGCGCGGTGATCAAGGAAAGCCGCGCCGGTTTGTACAGTTCACAGATGGACCGCTCCTTTCGCTGGGGCATGACCTGGTTCATCTTTTCCGAAGTGATGTTCTTCATCGCTTTTTTCGGTGCGCTGTTTTATGTGCGGCACATGTCGGCGCCGTGGTTGGCGGGCGAAGGCCACAAGGGCATCGCGCACATGCTGTGGCCGAACTTCGAATTCGCCTGGCCGCTGCTGAACAATCCGGACCCGAAAATGTTTCCGGCGCCCAAGGGCACCATCAGCCCCTGGGGCTTGCCGCTGATCAACACGATCTTGCTGGTCAGTTCCAGCGTGACCATCACCATCGCCCACCACGCCTTGCGCAAAGGCCATCGCGGCGCGCTGAAGATCTGGCTGGCGATCACCGTGTTGCTGGGTTGGGCGTTTCTCGGGTTTCAGGCCGAGGAATACATCCATGCCTATAAGGAGTTGGGCCTGACCCTGGGTTCTGGCGTGTACGGCGCGACCTTCTTCATGCTCACCGGCTTCCACGGTGCCCACGTGACCATCGGCACGATCATTTTGTTTGTGATGCTGATGCGCATCCTGAAGGGGCATTTCAACAACGAACACCAGTTCGGGTTCGAGGCGGCCAGTTGGTATTGGCACTTTGTGGACGTGGTGTGGATCGGGCTGTTTTTCTTCGTTTACGTGCTTTGA
- a CDS encoding twin transmembrane helix small protein — MLKAAIALMLIATVVSLFSGLFFLVKDEGNSNRLVTALTVRVVLAVITLGLITWGFFSGQLVSHAPW; from the coding sequence ATGCTCAAAGCAGCCATTGCCCTGATGCTGATTGCTACCGTCGTGAGCCTGTTCAGTGGCTTGTTCTTCCTGGTCAAGGACGAGGGCAACTCCAACCGCCTCGTCACTGCCTTGACCGTGCGTGTGGTGCTGGCCGTGATCACCCTGGGGTTGATCACCTGGGGTTTCTTCAGCGGCCAACTGGTATCTCATGCGCCCTGGTGA
- a CDS encoding SURF1 family protein, translating into MKPFRPGIAPTLVVLVLLPLLVFLGFWQLSRGHEKQALLDTYAERRAAEPMSSTQLQATEDPAFRRVHLRGQFDAEHSVLLDNRFRDGKVGVELLQPFHDQASGEWLLLNRGWLPWPDRRAPPVFTTPEQLLNLDAWVYVAPGETFQLHADPAGAQWPRLLTALHPAALWTELGRSGFAYEVRAEAGPGTFETNWPVVAMGPEKHLGYAVQWFAMAVALFGLYLYLGWHNTKKEKRHGSGHESTQHV; encoded by the coding sequence ATGAAACCCTTCCGCCCCGGTATTGCGCCGACGCTGGTGGTACTCGTGCTGCTGCCGTTACTGGTATTTCTCGGCTTTTGGCAGCTGTCTCGCGGTCACGAAAAACAGGCGCTGCTGGACACTTACGCCGAGCGCCGCGCTGCCGAGCCCATGAGCAGTACGCAACTGCAGGCCACCGAAGATCCGGCGTTCCGTCGTGTGCATTTGCGCGGGCAGTTCGATGCCGAGCACAGCGTGTTGCTGGATAACCGCTTTCGCGACGGCAAGGTCGGTGTGGAGCTACTGCAACCTTTCCATGATCAGGCCAGCGGCGAGTGGCTGTTGCTCAATCGTGGCTGGCTGCCCTGGCCGGACCGCCGTGCACCGCCGGTTTTCACCACTCCCGAACAACTGTTGAATCTCGATGCCTGGGTCTATGTGGCGCCTGGCGAGACCTTCCAGTTGCATGCCGATCCGGCGGGCGCACAGTGGCCACGATTGTTGACCGCGCTGCATCCCGCAGCGCTGTGGACCGAGTTGGGCCGCAGCGGATTCGCCTATGAAGTGCGGGCTGAAGCGGGCCCTGGCACTTTCGAAACCAACTGGCCCGTGGTCGCCATGGGCCCGGAAAAACACCTGGGCTATGCCGTGCAGTGGTTCGCCATGGCGGTGGCGCTGTTCGGCCTTTACCTCTACCTCGGATGGCACAACACAAAAAAGGAGAAGCGCCATGGGAGCGGCCATGAATCCACTCAACATGTCTGA